The following proteins come from a genomic window of Hoplias malabaricus isolate fHopMal1 chromosome 15, fHopMal1.hap1, whole genome shotgun sequence:
- the lhx5 gene encoding LIM/homeobox protein Lhx5, whose translation MVQCAGCARPIRDRFLLSVLERAWHADCVQCCECGRALTERCFTREDKLYCRDDFIRCFGTKCAGCLQGVSAGDLVRRARGKVFHLNCFTCAACNKQLSTGEELYVIDENKFVCKEDYTSTGIKEFNLNSVSSCTDRSLSPDLPEPGPDDTKETDNSTCSDKDTNNNENEEQGACQKRRGPRTTIKAKQLETLKAAFVATPKPTRHIREQLAQETGLNMRVIQVWFQNRRSKERRMKQLSALGARRHAFFRGPRRMRPLGGRLDDPEILGPGAYSYYGEYQGDYYGPGVNYDFFPHGPPSSQAQSPAEPPYLLSSGPGTLDGAPPSGHHPQDDQRFTDMISHADTPSPEPGVTGVTAPLHPGSQGEGFGGGPSPPFPLNNSNSYNGPLPHSGHEMGDNTVW comes from the exons ATGGTGCAGTGCGCCGGGTGCGCGCGGCCCATCCGCGACCGCTTCCTCCTGAGCGTGCTGGAGCGCGCCTGGCACGCGGACTGTGTGCAGTGCTGCGAGTGCGGGCGCGCGCTCACCGAGCGATGCTTCACGCGCGAGGACAAGCTCTACTGCAGAGACGACTTCATCAG GTGTTTCGGGACTAAGTGTGCGGGTTGTTTACAGGGCGTTTCGGCCGGTGATCTGGTTCGTCGAGCACGGGGGAAGGTTTTTCATCTGAACTGTTTCACTTGTGCTGCATGCAATAAGCAGCTGTCGACTGGAGAGGAGCTCTACGTCATCGACGAGAACAAGTTCGTCTGTAAAGAGGATTACACCAGCACCGGCATCAAAGAATTCAACCTCAACTCAg tgtccTCGTGTACGGACCGCAGTCTGTCCCCTGACCTGCCCGAGCCAGGCCCGGATGACACCAAAGAGACGGACAACTCCACGTGTTCGGATAAAGACACCAACAACAACGAGAATGAGGAGCAGGGGGCGTGTCAGAAACGGCGGGGTCCACGGACCACCATCAAGGCCAAACAGCTGGAGACGCTGAAGGCTGCGTTTGTGGCCACGCCCAAACCCACACGTCACATCCGGGAACAGCTGGCACAGGAGACAGGCCTGAACATGCGAGTTATACAG gtgtGGTTTCAGAACAGACGCTCTAAGGAGAGGAGGATGAAGCAGCTGAGCGCTCTGGGGGCTCGTCGTCACGCCTTCTTCAGGGGTCCACGGAGAATGAGACCGCTGGGGGGACGACTGGACGACCCGGAGATCCTGGGCCCCGGGGCGTACAGCTACTATGGAG AATACCAGGGAGACTACTATGGCCCAGGGGTCAACTACGACTTCTTCCCCCACGGCCCACCCTCCTCTCAGGCTCAGTCTCCGGCGGAGCCCCCCTACCTCCTCAGCTCGGGCCCCGGGACCTTGGATGGGGCTCCGCCCTCGGGTCATCACCCCCAGGACGACCAAAGGTTCACGGACATGATCTCTCACGCAGACACACCCAGTCCTGAGCCCGGAGTGACCGGAGTGACTGCACCCCTGCACCCCGGCTCACAGGGGGAGGGGTTCGGAGGGGGGCCGAGTCCACCCTTCCCTCTGAACAACAGCAACAGCTACAACGGGCCACTGCCCCACTCCGGGCACGAGATGGGGGACAACACCGTGTGGTAG